One window from the genome of Melospiza georgiana isolate bMelGeo1 chromosome 13, bMelGeo1.pri, whole genome shotgun sequence encodes:
- the PGPEP1L gene encoding pyroglutamyl-peptidase 1-like protein, with protein MILLGTERQEDSTFWSTDIMDSNSNTVVVTGFGPFRQYLVNSSWEAVKELSKRGLGENIDLRIMQLPVVYQKAKEQVCKIWTTLQPLLTVHVGLAPSTTALIILEQCGKNKGYQERDARGFHPEGACCVLGGPEKIESTINMKTLRKNVSVEGIDIILSRDAGRYICDYTYYTSLYYGNGRAAFIHVPPLSELVTAEFLGKALQTIILAMLEQCGEQREMDHRGKK; from the exons ATGATACTGCTTGGAACTGAAAGACAGGAAGATTCCACCTTCTGGAGCACAGATATTATGGATTCAAATTCCAACACTGTGGTGGTGACTG gttTTGGTCCCTTCAGACAATACCTGGTTAATTCTAGCTGGGAAGCAGTGAAG GAGCTGTCCAAGAGAGGCCTTGGTGAAAACATTGATCTCCGGATCATGCAGCTGCCAGTGGTTTACCAAAAAGCAAAGGAGCAAGTCTGCAAGATATGGACAACTCTTCAGCCACTG CTTACAGTTCACGTTGGGCTGGCTCCGTCCACCACAGCACTCATCATCCTGGAGCAGTGTGGGAAGAACAAAGGCTACCAGGAGAGGGATGCTCGTGGCTTTCACCCAGAAGGTGCCTGCTGCGTGCTAGGTGGCCCAGAAAAGATTGAATCTACAATTAATATGAAGACTCTCCGGAAAAACGTCTCAGTGGAAGGGATTGATATCATCCTTTCCAGAGATGCAGGAAG GTACATCTGTGATTACACCTACTACACTTCTCTGTATTATGGCAATGGAAGAGCTGCTTTCATCCACGTCCCTCCATTATCTGAGTTGGTAACAGCAGAATTTCTCGGAAAAGCATTACAAACCATTATCTTAGCAATGTTAGAACAGTGTGGGGAACAAAGAGAGATGGatcacagagggaaaaaatga